One window of the Nevskiales bacterium genome contains the following:
- the pabC gene encoding aminodeoxychorismate lyase: MNGLLRVRVNGVENGALPATDRGLQYGDGVFRTMRVEAGTPQEWSRQYAHLCADAGRLGLAAPPQLEDQVRQFCAGVRYAVLKIILTRGAAGRGYAAAGGEGSVILLLYAPPAHPPSHWRDGVRVRWCDTRLAPNPRLAGIKHLNRLEQVLARAEWSDLAIAEGLMRDADGRVIEGVASNLFIVRGGELLTPDLARCGIAGVAREMILEAAPAYTSAVHIRDLTPDELLAADECFVCNSVVGIWPVSTLDERRWPVGPVTRRLQALFGDAWPPAA, encoded by the coding sequence ATGAACGGACTGTTGCGCGTGCGCGTGAACGGCGTCGAGAACGGCGCGCTGCCCGCGACCGACCGTGGCCTGCAGTACGGCGACGGCGTGTTCCGCACGATGCGTGTGGAGGCCGGCACGCCCCAGGAATGGTCGCGCCAGTATGCGCACCTGTGTGCCGATGCCGGACGCCTCGGCCTAGCCGCACCGCCGCAACTCGAAGATCAGGTGCGGCAGTTCTGTGCGGGGGTGCGTTACGCCGTGCTGAAAATCATCCTGACGCGCGGTGCCGCCGGCCGCGGGTATGCGGCTGCGGGCGGAGAGGGCAGCGTGATCCTGCTGCTGTATGCGCCGCCTGCGCATCCGCCATCCCACTGGCGCGACGGTGTGCGCGTGCGCTGGTGCGATACCCGATTGGCGCCGAATCCGCGCCTGGCCGGGATCAAGCACCTGAACCGCCTCGAGCAGGTTCTGGCGCGCGCTGAATGGAGCGACCTCGCGATCGCCGAAGGCCTGATGCGGGATGCCGATGGGCGTGTCATCGAGGGCGTGGCCAGCAACCTGTTCATCGTGCGCGGCGGCGAGTTGCTGACACCGGATCTCGCGCGCTGCGGGATTGCCGGGGTCGCCCGCGAGATGATTCTGGAGGCGGCGCCCGCGTACACTAGCGCGGTGCACATCCGAGACCTGACCCCGGACGAACTGCTGGCCGCCGACGAATGCTTCGTCTGCAATTCCGTGGTCGGCATCTGGCCGGTGAGCACACTCGACGAGCGGCGCTGGCCCGTGGGCCCGGTGACCCGCAGGCTGCAAGCGCTTTTCGGTGACGCATGGCCGCCCGCCGCGTGA
- the mltG gene encoding endolytic transglycosylase MltG codes for MAARRVIRRALWVYGSLLAVFAGIVAGAVAWDLLRFLNSPLPVTEPRLLRVEPGSNFHSLGRQWVNEGLIRWPHHARYLRLYARLSGKATRLKAGEYQIRPGVSPRQLVDDLVSGRAYQYSLTIIEGWTFQQMMQAVAAAPTLRPTLPDHSAEAVMRALGRPGEHPEGRFFPDTYHFPGGTTDVDFLRRAYDTMARVLEQEWQGRAPDLPLNSPYEALILASIIEKETGQPQERAEIAGVFVRRLRLGMLLQTDPTVIYGMGSAYDGNIRLTDLKRDTPYNTYTRAGLTPTPICLPGREAIHAALHPAPGDSLYFVARGDGSHHFSSSLEEHNEAVRKFQLKQP; via the coding sequence ATGGCCGCCCGCCGCGTGATCCGCCGCGCACTGTGGGTCTACGGCAGCTTGCTGGCGGTGTTCGCCGGGATTGTGGCCGGCGCCGTGGCCTGGGATCTGCTGCGCTTCCTGAACAGCCCGCTGCCGGTGACCGAGCCACGGCTGCTCCGGGTCGAGCCGGGCAGCAATTTCCACAGCCTCGGGCGGCAGTGGGTGAACGAGGGCTTGATCCGCTGGCCGCATCATGCGCGCTACCTGCGGCTCTATGCCCGGCTCAGCGGCAAAGCAACCCGACTGAAGGCCGGCGAGTACCAGATCCGGCCCGGTGTCAGTCCACGCCAGCTGGTCGATGACCTGGTTTCGGGTCGCGCCTACCAGTACAGCTTGACCATCATCGAGGGCTGGACCTTCCAGCAGATGATGCAGGCCGTGGCGGCGGCGCCAACGCTTCGTCCCACGTTGCCGGACCACTCGGCCGAGGCCGTGATGCGCGCGCTGGGCCGTCCGGGCGAGCATCCGGAGGGCCGCTTCTTTCCCGATACCTATCACTTCCCCGGCGGCACCACCGACGTGGACTTCCTGCGCCGCGCCTACGACACGATGGCCAGGGTCCTGGAGCAGGAGTGGCAGGGCCGGGCGCCGGACCTGCCGCTGAACAGCCCCTATGAAGCGCTGATCCTGGCCTCGATCATCGAGAAGGAAACCGGCCAGCCGCAGGAGCGCGCCGAGATCGCCGGCGTGTTCGTACGGCGCCTCAGGCTCGGCATGCTGCTGCAGACCGACCCCACCGTGATCTATGGCATGGGCAGCGCGTACGACGGCAACATCCGGCTGACGGACCTCAAGCGCGACACGCCCTACAACACCTATACCCGTGCCGGCCTGACGCCGACGCCCATCTGCCTGCCCGGACGCGAGGCCATCCATGCCGCGCTGCATCCCGCGCCCGGCGACAGCCTGTACTTCGTCGCGCGCGGCGACGGCAGCCATCACTTCTCGTCCAG